A stretch of DNA from Hydrogenophaga sp. SL48:
GCGCTCGGTCCCGTCGTTTTTCTTCTGCCGCACGCGAACGTTCGGCGTCTTCCTGTTTTTTCTGCGCATCGAGGCGGGCGCGCTCCTCGGCGGTGTAACTCGGGGGCAGCACCCGTTTGACCACGCCGGAGCTGTTCAGCTCGCGCTGTTCGCGATCCAGACAGTCGACGATGGGGCGGTCGGAGGTGATGCGTCGCCCTTTGCTGTCGACGCAGCTGTAGATGCCCGCCTTGCCTTTGTCCTGCGCCAGCGCGACAGAACAGAGCGACATCGCCACAACACCCAGCGCCGCATGTCGCAGCGCGTGGGCCACCGGGATCGAAGTGAAAACGGGCAAGGGATTCCTCAAGCGACGCCGTAGCGTTCGCGGTAGGCCAGTACGCGGTCGCGGTGGCTGGTTGGTTCGTCTCCCATGTGCATCGTCAGATAGTGCAGCAAATCCGACAGCCTCGCAATGGCGCAGACCTGCATCCCCAGCTGGCGTTGCACATATTGCACCGCACTGTGGTCCACGTCACGCACCTGTCCGTCGGGGCCCACTTCGGTGGCTTTCTCCTGGCGGTCCAGCGCGATCACCACCGCGTGCGGTGTGGCGCCGGCGGCCTGGATCAGCGCGATCGACTCGCGCGCAGCGGTGCCGGCGCTCATGACGTCGTCGACGATCAGCACCCTGCCCTTGAGTGGCGCGCCGACCAGCGAACCGCCTTCGCCGTGGTCCTTGGCTTCCTTGCGGTTGTAGGCAAACGGCACGTTGCGTCCCAGGCGCGCGAGTTCGATCGCGACCGCCGCGCCCAGCGGGATGCCCTTGTAGGCGGGGCCGAAGATCATGTCGAATTCGATGCCGCTCTGAACCAGGGCTTGTGCATAAAATTGCGCGAGCCGGCCGAGTTTGGCGCCGTCGTCGAACAGGCCGGCGTTGAAAAAGTAGGGCGAGAGCCGCCCGGCCTTGGTCTTGAACTCGCCAAAGCGCAGCACGCCCGAGTCCACGCAGAACTGCACGAAGTCCTGCGCCAGCGCACCGTCTTTTGTTCCGGCAGCCGCCGAGCCCGCTTCCAACACCATGGGGAATTCCTTGTTCAAACTGACCAGCCTCAACCTCAACGGCATCCGCTCCGCCAGCAACAAAGGGCTGGAGGCGTGGCTCGCCGGGCACCAGCCCGATTGTATTTGTGTGCAGGAAGTCAAGGCCCAGGCGCCGGACGTGGGCGGGCGCTTCGAGGCCATCGCCGGTCTCAAGGGGCACTTTCACTTCGCCGAGAAGAAGGGCTATTCCGGCGTCGCCGTGTACACGCGCCATGAGCCCAGCGACGTGGTGGTGGGCTTCGACGGCGGCGAGTTCGATGCCGAAGGCCGCTACGTGGAGCTGCGCTTCGACACGCCCAAGGCGAAGCGCTCCATCATCAGCGTGTACTGCCCCAGCGGGTCTTCAGGCCCCGAGCGGCAGGAGGCCAAGTACCGCTTCCTCGACGTGTTCTACCCGCACCTGATGGCGCTGAAGGGCCAGCGCGACTTCATCATCTGCAGCGACGTCAACATCGCGCACCAGAACGCCGACCTGAAGAACTGGCGCAGCAACCAGAAGAACAGCGGCTTCCTGCCCGAAGAGCGCGCCTGGATGACCAAGCTGCTGAGCGAGGGCGGGCTGGTGGACGTGTACCGCCAGCTCCAGCCCGACACCACCGACACCTGCTACACGTGGTGGAGCAACCGAGGCCAGGCCTACGCGAACAACGTGGGGTGGCGGCTCGACTACCACCTGGCCACGCCGGCGCTGGCGGCCCACGCCAAAACCGAATCCATCTACAAGGCCGAGAAGTTCAGCGACCACGCGCCCATCACGATCGAATACGACTTCAGCCTCTGAGCTGAATCGGATTGTTTTCAGTGGCGTGTCGGCAGCTGCGCCTGCAGCGAGCGCACCTGCTGCTCCAGCGTCTCGATGCGCTGGATGTGGTCCAGCAGCAAGGCCACGGCAAACAGGTCGAGATCGAAGTCCAGCCGCAGCTTGCTGACGGTGCGCATGCGCGTGACGCAGTCGGCGCTGAACAGGCGCAGGTCCGCCTCGGACGGGCCGGTCTGCAGCGGCCGCAGTGCGCCGTATTCCACCAGCTCGTCCACGTCGGCGGTGGTGATGCCGCAGACCCGCGCCAGCTCGGGCAGCGTGACGCTCTGCACCTCGTCGAGCCAGACCCATTCAACGGCTTGCATGTTGGTGTTCATGAAGTGGCTCCTGTTGGCGCGGTGCGCGGGTGGAATGAAGAGTCTTTGGCGAGTGCTTCGAATAGCTCGCGTTCGCGCTCGGTGAGGGTGGCGGGCACGTCGATCAGCACCACGGCGTAGAGGTCGCCCGGGGCACTGCGGCCGTTCGCCAGGCCGCGCCCGCGCAGCCGCAGCTTGCGGCCCGAGCGCGTGCCGGGTGGCACGGTCAGCGTCACCGGGCCGTCCAGTGTGGGCACCTCGGCTTCCGTGCCCAGCGCCGCTTCCCAGGGCGTGAGCATCAGGTCGAAGTACAGGTCCTGGTGGTCGGTGCGGAAAATGCGGTGCGGCGCCAGCGTGATGTGCAGGTAGATGTCGCCATCGGCGCCGCCGTTCTGGCCCTTGCCGCCTTGGCCGCGCAACCGCAGCTTCTGGCCATCGCGCACACCGGGCGGCACGGTCACTTCCAGCGTGCGCTCCTGGCCACCGTCGTCCAGGCTCAGGTGCACGGTGCGTCCGCGGTGGGCGTCTTCCAGGCTGATGCGAATGGTGGTTTCCAGATCGCGCCCGTCCCGGGGCAGCGGGCCCTGGCGCGGATCGCGGCGGCCCCGGCCCATGGCGGCGAGCAGGTCTTCGAGGTCCATCTCGTCAAACGCCGAGCCGTTGGTGGCGTGGTCGTGGCCCCATTGAGGCGGCGGCGAAAACGGCTCACCGGCGGGGTGCCTGCCCAGCTCGTCGTAGGCGGCGCGTTTTTCGGGGTCCTTCAGCGTCGCGTAGGCCTCGGCCACTTCCTTGAAGCGGGCCTCGGCCCCGGGCGCCTTGGACATGTCCGGGTGGTGCTCGCGGGCGAGCTTGCGGTAGGCCTTCTTGATGGCGTCGAGGCCCGCGTCGCGCGGCACGCCCAGGGCGGCGTAATAGTCTTTGTACTTCATGCAGGACTCCCGGGGGACAGCTTGGTGGAGCTGAAAAAGCGGGTCTGTGCGCTGGCGCACCCTGGGTCTCAAGCACGCCCCTTGCAGCTGGCTGAAGCGCTGCTGTCCTTCGCTGCGATGGCACCCTGGGTGGATTCTGCCGCTGCGCCGGTTCACGCTGCAAGCAGCGTCTTCAGTTTGCCCGAAGCGATCAACCGACTCAAGTCGGTGCCTTCGTCGAACCGTCCCGCTCTGCGGTTGGAACCTCGGTGCCGAGGAGCCAAAGGCCCCGCACTTCCGGTAAGAGGTGCTTTTTGCCGGCATCGGGTGCCTGGTCGGCGGGTGTCTTCCGGCGGGTGGCTGGAAGAGATGGTCGGCAAAGTTGGTGAACGCATTACAGTGGCGCCAGCGTCATCTGTCCAATACCGATTGTGTGACGTGCCATCTTGAAGCAAGATGGATGACGCCGTCCTGACCCCCCATTCCTTATCCACCATGGAACTTCGACAGCTGCGCTACTTTGTGGCCATCGCCGACAGCGGCAGCTTTTCCAAGGCGGCCGAACGGGTGTTTGTCGCCCAGTCGGCGCTCAGCCACCAGGTGGCCCAGCTCGAAGACGAGCTGGGTGTCGGGCTCTTTCACCGCTCACGCCGCGGTGTGGAGCTGACCGACGCCGGGCAGCGCTTTTTCCCGCACGCGGTGTCGATCCTGCGGCAGGCCGAGGAGGCGCTGCGCAGCGCGCGCGACACCGACGACGAGCCGCGTGGCAAGGTGGTGTTTGGCATCCCGCACAGCGCCTCCAACGCGCTGGCGCTGCCGCTGCTGCGCGAAGTCCACCAGCGCTTCCCCCGGATCGAGCTCGAACTGACCGAGGAACTCACGGGCAACCTCACGCGGCAGCTGCGCACCGGGCAGATCAACCTGGCCGTGTTGTTCGACGATGGCCACCTGGGCGGTTTCACCAGCGCGGGCCTGCTGAGCGAGCAGCTGTGCCTGATCGAGCCCGCCGGGCCCGGCACCACCTCGGCCGCGACGATCACGCTGGCCCAGGCACTGGCGCGGCCGCTGATCCTGCCGGCGAGTCCGCACGGCGTGCGCCCCCTCATCGAGGCGGCTGCGGCCCGGGCCGGTCTGGCGCCGCCCCAGGTGTTTGCCGACATCAGCTCCATCAGCATCCTGCGCACCACGCTGCTGGCCGGGCTCGGCCGCACCTTGTTGCCCGTCATGCCGCTGCGGCCGGAAATCGAAGCCGGTCTGCTGGTGGCGACGCCGGTGGTGAACCCGCCCCTGGAGCGGGTCCTGGTGCTCTGCGCATCGGTCCACATCCCCTTGTCATCCGCGTCCCAGGCCGTGGCCGGGCTGGTGGTGGCGCTGGTGCAGCGCCTCTGCACCGAGGGGCACTGGCCGGGTGGAACCCTGCTGCGTGGCGATGCCAGCGTTCCACCGACCTGATTGATACAGTACCGCCAGTCCCTCAAAGCCGACCCCGAGACCCATGTTCCAGTACCGCACCGTTCCCGTCACCGCTTTTGCCCAGAACTGTTCCATCGTCTGGTGCGATGAAACGATGGACGCCGCCATCATCGACCCGGGGGGCGATCTGGAGCGCTTGCTGGCCGAGGTGAAGCGCCTGGGCGTCACGCTCAAGGCGATCTGGCTCACCCACGCCCACATCGACCACGCGGGCGGCACGGCCGAACTCGCCGCCCGGCTGAATCTGCCGATCATCGGCCCGCACCCCGGCGACCAGTTCTGGATCGACGGCCTGCCACAGCAGAGCGCCATGTTCGGTTTTCCGCCGGCGGGACATTTCACGCCCACGCGCTGGCTGGCCGATGGCGACACGGTGCAGATCGGCCACTGCATCCTCAACGTGCGCCATTGCCCTGGCCACACGCCGGGCCATGTGGTGTTTCAGTCGCCGGAGGCGCAGCGCGCGTTTGTGGGCGACGTGCTGTTCGCCGGCAGCATCGGGCGCACGGACTTTCCGCAAGGGAATCATGCGCAGCTGATCAGCAGCATCCGGGAGCGCCTCTGGCCCATGGGCGACGAGACGGTGTTCATCCCCGGGCATGGCCCGGAGAGCACGTTGGGCGAAGAGCGGCGGTTCAATCCGTATGTGAACGGGGGCTGAGTGCCCGCCTTTTCACTGGATCAGAGGCCGAGCAGCTTCTTGGCGTCGCCGAGGGCCTTCATGGACGCGTCGTGCTTGCCTTCCTTGTGCATTTTTTCGCCTTCCGCGCGCAAGGATTTCACCTTGTCCATGTCGCTCATGGACAGGCTCGGGTTGGTGCCGAGCTTGGCATCGATGGCCTTCATTTCGTTGGGGCAGTTGTGGGCAAACGCCACGGAGCAGAACAGCAGGGCGGACGCGGTCACCAGGGTTTTCATGGGGTGTCTCCTTCGGGTGGGTGCCGGCAAGCGCCGACAGGCGGATGCTAGCCCCGCCGGGCCCGCTCGTACAGGCCCTGCACCTTTGGCACGTTCGCCTGCAGCTCCCTGATGCGGTTGGGCCCGCTCGGGTGGGTGGAGAGAAACGCCGGGCCGCCGCCCTTGTTGGCCGAGGCCATCTTCTGCCACAGGCTCACGCTGGCCTGGGGCTGGAAGCCGGCGCGGGCGGCCAGCTCCAGGCCCACGAGGTCGGCCTCGCTCTCGTCTTCCCGGCTGAACTTGAGCGTGAGCAGCTGGGCGCTCAGGTCGGCGGCGACGGTGCCGATGTTGCCCAGGCCCAGCAACTCGGCGCCCAGGCGCAGGCCGAGGTTGGTGGCGCTGCTTTTGGCCAGGCGCTCGCGGGCGTGTTCGCGCAGCGCGTGGGCCATCTCGTGGCCCATGATCATCGCGGCTTCGTCGTCCGTGAGCTTGAGCTGGCTCAGGATGCCGGTGTAGAAGGCGATCTTGCCACCGGGCAGGCAGA
This window harbors:
- a CDS encoding exodeoxyribonuclease III encodes the protein MGNSLFKLTSLNLNGIRSASNKGLEAWLAGHQPDCICVQEVKAQAPDVGGRFEAIAGLKGHFHFAEKKGYSGVAVYTRHEPSDVVVGFDGGEFDAEGRYVELRFDTPKAKRSIISVYCPSGSSGPERQEAKYRFLDVFYPHLMALKGQRDFIICSDVNIAHQNADLKNWRSNQKNSGFLPEERAWMTKLLSEGGLVDVYRQLQPDTTDTCYTWWSNRGQAYANNVGWRLDYHLATPALAAHAKTESIYKAEKFSDHAPITIEYDFSL
- the pyrE gene encoding orotate phosphoribosyltransferase, which produces MVLEAGSAAAGTKDGALAQDFVQFCVDSGVLRFGEFKTKAGRLSPYFFNAGLFDDGAKLGRLAQFYAQALVQSGIEFDMIFGPAYKGIPLGAAVAIELARLGRNVPFAYNRKEAKDHGEGGSLVGAPLKGRVLIVDDVMSAGTAARESIALIQAAGATPHAVVIALDRQEKATEVGPDGQVRDVDHSAVQYVQRQLGMQVCAIARLSDLLHYLTMHMGDEPTSHRDRVLAYRERYGVA
- a CDS encoding LysR family transcriptional regulator, producing MELRQLRYFVAIADSGSFSKAAERVFVAQSALSHQVAQLEDELGVGLFHRSRRGVELTDAGQRFFPHAVSILRQAEEALRSARDTDDEPRGKVVFGIPHSASNALALPLLREVHQRFPRIELELTEELTGNLTRQLRTGQINLAVLFDDGHLGGFTSAGLLSEQLCLIEPAGPGTTSAATITLAQALARPLILPASPHGVRPLIEAAAARAGLAPPQVFADISSISILRTTLLAGLGRTLLPVMPLRPEIEAGLLVATPVVNPPLERVLVLCASVHIPLSSASQAVAGLVVALVQRLCTEGHWPGGTLLRGDASVPPT
- a CDS encoding MBL fold metallo-hydrolase; the protein is MFQYRTVPVTAFAQNCSIVWCDETMDAAIIDPGGDLERLLAEVKRLGVTLKAIWLTHAHIDHAGGTAELAARLNLPIIGPHPGDQFWIDGLPQQSAMFGFPPAGHFTPTRWLADGDTVQIGHCILNVRHCPGHTPGHVVFQSPEAQRAFVGDVLFAGSIGRTDFPQGNHAQLISSIRERLWPMGDETVFIPGHGPESTLGEERRFNPYVNGG
- a CDS encoding chaperone modulator CbpM, whose product is MNTNMQAVEWVWLDEVQSVTLPELARVCGITTADVDELVEYGALRPLQTGPSEADLRLFSADCVTRMRTVSKLRLDFDLDLFAVALLLDHIQRIETLEQQVRSLQAQLPTRH
- a CDS encoding M48 family metallopeptidase; its protein translation is MCFLCDLKTSSAPQRGPWQVRRAFVLAGAAAAALPAVAQVDVGKASSMRKLVPADQIEKAGSQQFVQTVQEAKQKNALVPANHPQTQRLHAIAKRIIPFAAAWNPRAKDWQWQVALINSDQINAFCLPGGKIAFYTGILSQLKLTDDEAAMIMGHEMAHALREHARERLAKSSATNLGLRLGAELLGLGNIGTVAADLSAQLLTLKFSREDESEADLVGLELAARAGFQPQASVSLWQKMASANKGGGPAFLSTHPSGPNRIRELQANVPKVQGLYERARRG
- a CDS encoding DnaJ C-terminal domain-containing protein translates to MKYKDYYAALGVPRDAGLDAIKKAYRKLAREHHPDMSKAPGAEARFKEVAEAYATLKDPEKRAAYDELGRHPAGEPFSPPPQWGHDHATNGSAFDEMDLEDLLAAMGRGRRDPRQGPLPRDGRDLETTIRISLEDAHRGRTVHLSLDDGGQERTLEVTVPPGVRDGQKLRLRGQGGKGQNGGADGDIYLHITLAPHRIFRTDHQDLYFDLMLTPWEAALGTEAEVPTLDGPVTLTVPPGTRSGRKLRLRGRGLANGRSAPGDLYAVVLIDVPATLTERERELFEALAKDSSFHPRTAPTGATS